The following is a genomic window from Peromyscus leucopus breed LL Stock chromosome 12, UCI_PerLeu_2.1, whole genome shotgun sequence.
TGTTTTGTGATAGCCTTTGCATacatactttgtttttgtttgttggtcctcctccctgatttctcccccatgcccctgcctccactcccagcCCCCCTTACACCGTGACATCCCACACAGTCCGGTCTTGTTCCCACTTGGATGTCACAGTTATTTCATTCTCTGCTACCCCAGACACACACCACTCGTGCCCCAGACACACACCACTCATGCCCCAGACACACACCACTTGTACCCCAGACACAAACCATTCGTGCCCCAGACACACACCACTCGTGCCTCAAAACCTTTTCCCTTTCCTAGCTTTGTTCTCTCTAATTCCATGACCTGTACCTACATGtaccctcacatgcacacatgcatgactTAAAAGCTAGGGTTTGTGTATGAGTGAGAACATGGAGcatgttattttattcttctgaaacATTTTGAACACACTGTGAGCTAATACTGCTAACAGTGGCTGCTTCCTCTTTCTTCAGTGTGCTGTAGTGTTTGAATTGCTAGGCAGGCTTAATTCTTCCATGCCATGAAAAGtcattatcttttaaaagatgtatttacttttagcttatgtgtgagtattttgtctgcatctatggctggtgcccacagaggtcagaagaaggtgtcaggtcccctggaactgaaattgcagatagttgtgagccaccctgtgggtgctggagagtgaacccaggttctctgcaagaacagcaaatgcctttaacctGTGAGCCTTCTCTAGCCCACAGGAGTTACTGTGTTACTTTTCAAGATGCCTAAGTGAGAGCTGGTGTCAGGGAGTGTTCTCTTGTTCTACTCTGTCCTTGTTTCCTCCTTTCTGATACCGAGGTGAATTCAGACCCACCGACCTGctcttgtgtttgtgtggggtTCTTGAGCTTCTgttccatctttattttttattgaaaatagattttcattCATACTATATATTCTGATTCtggtttcccctcctccaactcctctaaGTCCTTCCCACTTCCGCACTCACACAAATCCacagtttctttttctcagtaGAAAACATAggcatctaaataataataataataataatataataagaaCAGataaaccagaataggacaaaacaaacataaaaaagagccaaagaaaaggcacaagaaatacatacagatgctgagacacacatattcacacacatagaaAATTCATAAAGCAAAATTGGAAACCATGATAtataagcaaagagaaaagagggtAGGGGGAAAGCCCAGAGAAAGCattctcaggaaaaacaaaaacaaaaaacctcccaaaatatcattgagttcattttgtgttggccatctaccgctgggcatggggcctgcccttaggtgtggtttatatacccagtgaggttccattggagaaaactaattttcccttaGTGAATaattatcaattggagatagtttctggATTAaagatgggggcatgtgtccaaTTCCCCTCTCAGCATCGAGACTCCATCTGGGTTGGCCCTAtgcatgctgctacagtctctgaGTTTACATGTGAGTTGGTATTGCTGTGTCTAAAGGCCTGTTTCCTTGTTGTCTTTTATCCCCATCGACTCTTGCAGTTTTTCTGCCTCATCTCTACAGAGTTCCCTCATcactgaggggaggggtttaATGAAGACAACCTAtctaggactgagtgttccaagatctctcactctctgcactttatccagctgtgggtctctatattgtTCCCATCtcctgtaggaggaagcttctctgatgatgactgagcaagacatttatctctgagtatagcagaatgacattaggagtcattttattattacagtcctttagcagaacagtagtatttggttttctgctagacccatgacctatctagtctcagatccTTGGCCACCAGGGCAGTGTTGGTCATTtcttccatctcatggagtgggccttctATCCAATCAggtagtggttggttacttcatggagtgggccttcaaTCCAGTCAggtagtggttggttacttcatggagtgggccttcaaTCCAATcaggaagtggttggttacttcatggagtgggccttcaaTCCAGTCAggtagtggttggttacttcatggagtgggccttcaaTCCAGTCAggtagtggttggttacttccacagcTCAggtaccactattgcaccagtgcatcttgcaggcagtCACCGTTGCAGAtttcagggtttgtagctgggctggtgtttacctttctcctctggttaTGTGCAGGGTCCCTTCCAGCACCATCAACACCAGTCAGTAGTGACCAAGGCTCTAGATAAGCACCAGTTTGCCTCCTCTGTCACAGTGAGTTCTGTAGAcattgtcttcagcagtaaagcCTTACcattttgtggagagcaacctaaaTAGCCTTGGCAGTAGCCTGGATTGCTTGGGGGgagggttcccatgggacccctttggccaactcaattagatataacctgTTCTCAGCACTAAGGTTTTATTTGGTGGCAAGAAATGTCTAGTTGGAGCTTTGTCTCCCTGTTACTTGGTAACTCCATTTAGACTTCTTTCATATACGGATATAATTTAAGAAGCTcccagggggtggtggcgcacacctttaatcccagcactcatgaggcagaggcaggcggatctctgagtttgaggccagcctggcctacagagtgagttataggatagcccagggctacacagagaaactcagtctcaaaaagaaaagagagagagagaaaaactgtattaggtttctatacAACTCCTCAAATGGCTCTGAGTTTTAGTTGTCcctctgtattttcttcttaCTCCTTCTTCCCTTGCCCTCCCCATTTGATCTTCCCTTTTCAGTCCACCCACACTCCCCTGTCCATCCATTactatctgttctatttcctcttcctagggaGCTCGCACTCCCCACCCTCCAGTCCCCTGCTCTGTACCTAACTTCCATGGTTATGTGATTGCAGGCTGCTTACCAAAGACCTAACAGTtaacacccacatacatagaagcgaacacataccatgtttgtcttttgggtctgggttgcctGCCCCAGCATGGTTTTTTTCTAGTggagcttcttttttttcttttttaattctgttatttACTGTTAAATAGTGAGTCCTGAGCTAATTGCATTTCTTTCCAGTTGTACGGAGAATTCTGTAACTTTATCAGTTATTGTGAGCTAACCTTAACACCATGTGTCAGTCAGGATGCCTTTGCCTGTGATAACTTGTCTTCTGTGACCAGAGGCTCTGACTTAGTACAGTTCATAACTCAGTTGCACACCGAGGGTCTagatttctttctccatctctgttctccCCTGTTGCATTGCCCTCTTAGGACTATGAGGGGAACTCCCCTAAGGCAGCCATCTGTGTTCTGATTACCTGCAGATGAAAGTAGCCAAGTGCAGAGAAGATGGCATTCTTTCCTGGTGTCTTATTTTAAAGTAGAACTAAAGAAACATTCCTGGAAAACACCCTTCATCTTATCtgttttttgtcttactggctaGAAttactttgtatatttattttaaaccaaTATCCAATAAGGGGGATGAAATTTCATGATTGGTACTCAAACCAGCTAAATTTTACTTTGACTGGGGAAGTTCCAAGTTCTTTGGAGCAACTagccattaatatttaaataaaaatgataaacaaaaatCGAGAGTCATGATTAGTAGGGAAATATTACCATCCACATCACAGGCATTCTCATGTTTAACTCAGTAAGTTAACCCATTGATGAGGTGCAGACACTTACTGTTATTTAGTTGATGCCCCAAATAAAATCTACCTtgaatttctgtttaaaaaaaaaaaaaaaaaaaacactgaaaataagaTTTTAAGGATGACCGTCTTCATTCATTCTggttattatttctatttttcttgtctttctttcttcaaagtacCTCTTTTGACTGCATGAGATAGTCTTCAAAGTTAGCCCACTGATGCTGTGTTTGGGAGTACGTATAAACGAGAGTTGATAAAGACAGATAATAACGATAATAAAGTAAAGACAGGTCCACGCTAGAGCAGtgtgccttccttctctctcctgacTGGATTTAGCTGACTCTGGAAGCAACATTTGGAGGCAGGTAGAAGAAGCAGGCTACACACAGCGGGATGAAGATGTTGGCTGAGGACAGACACAGCACTgaaaggagctggggagacagcatGTAGTGTGAGCACAAAACCAGAAGTGGAGCaggatgagaaaaatgaaaggaacatGATTGCTAAGGGAGACAATCAGATCGCAGTAAAGGCGGCTTcacaggtggggagggagagtgtCTAGCGACAGATACGGCCAAATTGAGACGAGTGGTAAACCATGCAAAAAGTACagaaaggaacagaaggaagaaggtaCAAGTGCTTGCAACTGTAGCATGAGACACCAAAGAAAGCGAGATGGAAAGATGGAGTGGATATATTTGGGCAGATCCAGAGTGGGAGCAAGGAGACAATCGGAAGGAGTTAAAGTATTGAGACCAGATAGAACCGATGCCAGGAAGAAAGACTGTGGGCACGAATGGTAGAGCGTATCCCTGGGTGCAGGCAGGATGATGAAGAGAATGTGGAGACAGTAGCTGCAAAGTGTGCGTTAAATAACTGGAAGGAGCTTGGTACTTGGTTTCAAAGTCTAGtacagaagcaggaaggagggatgagacaAGCCTTTAGAGAGAGGATGGTCAGAAACACAGAGTTGTAAGAGACGTATAGCCAGCCAGCTAGATTCTTGGACACAGACACATCAGAGGAACCTCAGCTCAGCATGTGACGGACAGTCCAAGGAGCTTTGaagtgttgagagagagagaaagggagagggagggggagagggagagagagagagagagagagagagagagagagagagagagagagagagagagagagagaacacaactTAGTGAGCAGAACAAGGACAGTGGTTCCTAGTGGCTCCCTAGAGAGGGAGAAAGATTAATGAAAATGTTGGTCAGATTTAGGATGAGCTGGTTTCCAAAAGGATAACAGAATGCAGGAAAATGATTTAGAGAACTGTGAGAGAAGTCGAGGGAAATCATAAGGTCTAGAGTACCTGTGGGCACTGGAAAAACATCACAAAAGGTATGGAGTGAGCAGGTAGTTCAGGAAACGTGATGGCTTGTGGGGTGAACCTCTAAGCAGGTACATTAGAGACAAGTCTGTATAGATCGAGATTGAAAACTTTAAAGCAGGGAAaataggaagcagagggagaaggcaAACTTGGCTTAGCTCATAGAAATGGGGCAGCCAGGTGAttggaggaagagggaaccttcCATCAGGCAAGGAAGGCCATAGAGGTAAAGAGCAAACCAGACCAGGAAACAGATCAGAATCCCTGTTGGGGGAAAATGGCTGGACAGATCATCAGTATGGTTGTAGAAATAGAAAGATGCAGCTGGATAGAGAAGGGACTGCATTCTGAAGAGTGTTCTGCTCACTcagtggcggggggtggggggggggtgggggggtggggtggggggggaataTGGGCATGGGATGGGATTGTTAATTCTAAGTTGAGGTCTGGCCCTGTAGAGTAATTGCCTAACTTTGCCCATGGTCACACAAAACCACCCTAGATTAAAGTTAAACTACAGAAAATCTTTTTAAGATAcaatctttattttgttttgttttaaacaaaatcttCATGGAAGGTATGACTGGGAGCTGTTTGGCCAGACTGGTATCTTTAAGTAGACTTTCACTGTCCTTCTCCTCTTTCATACAAATTAATGGACATGTAACAGTCTCTGAAATGTTGGTTCTTCATGTGTGTGAGAGGGTACAGTGTTTGCAGAACTTAAGTATGATGGAATCCATCCAGCTTTCACCTTGGGTTAGAGAAGAGCTTTCTGAGAGTTGTTGATGCGTGCCTGCTGGGTTGCTAGGTAGCTTTTGTTTAAATGACTGCTGCATTAGCCCTCTCTCTAGCTGTCCTTCATGTTCAATGCCCAGACCgtaacttttcttcttcttgttcctctctaatttttttctacagCAAGGACCGAGCCGCAACTGCTACTGGAGCTGCTGGTCTGGCGGGTGGGCACCACCGGGAAGCCTGGACCAGCAAAGGCCCCTCCTATGAGGACTTATATACTCAGAATGTTGTCATTAATATGGATGACCAAGATGACGTTCATCGCACCTCACTGGAGGGGAAATCTGCCAAAGAAAGGCCCATTTGGTTGAGAGAAAGCACTGTCCAAGGGGCATACAGTTCTGAGGACATGAAGGAAGGTAAGAGTGAGAAGTCAGTAAGATGGGTATGTCCTGGATTGGTGGAAAATTAAATTGGCTTGGAAGGCCTCTGGCTTTTACTCTGGGCCAGGTGAAGGGCTGTGACCTCATTCCCTGTTATAGCAGCTACCATACTTGGTCCTCTTGGCATTATCCCACACATTCTTACCCAGTCTTAGAAGGTACACCTTTTGTCCTAAAATTTAGAAATTGAAAAATTTGCTCAAAATAGTACAGCTtgtgtgggggaaggagagaattcGTATCCATGTAAACTTAGTAAACCTGTAAATTCCATGTTCTTAGTCATTGTGCTACTTaagctttagtttttaagaaacattttagatATTCTGTAGAACAGCAGCTCAGAAAATGGAATCAGTGAAGTCTGTGTTATGTTATTTATCAGTTTAAACATAACACACTGAAGGTCTAGTTTTCATTAGTTACAGGAGAATGAATGCTCCTCGTGTTTAAGGATGGTGACTTTCTGGGGTTTGACTTCCAGGTGGCCTCGATATGGACACATTTCAGGAGCGCGAGGAGGCCCGTGCAGGACCTGATGACAACGAGGAGGTCATGCGGGCTCTGCTCATTCATGAGAAAAAGACGTCTTCTGTGACAGCCGCCTCGGTGGGAGCAGCCGCTCCAGTGACCGCCGCCAATGGCAGCGATTCGGAGAGCGAGACCAGTGAGTCGGATGAGGACTCCCCACCCCGGCCGGCAGCTGTGGCCAGTCATCATCGGGACGAGGATGAGGAAGACGATGAGTTTGAGGAAGTAGCCGATGACCCCGTTGTCATGGTGGCTGGCTGCCCGTTCTCCTACAGTGAAGTTAGCCAACGGCCCGAGCTGGTGGCCCAGATGACACCAGAGGAGAAGGAAGCATACATCGCCATGGGTCAGCGCATGTTCGAGGACCTCTTTGAGTGAGCTCTCTTGCTCTCCCCTCGTCCTGTCAGCTCATTTCAGAGAGAAACTCCCACCAAGTGCTTCAGTGGCTTCCTGCCCCTTGATGGAAAGCACCTAGTAATCTAGTACAAAAGCATAATAGGAGAGCacgttggcttgtttgttttggttttgttttaatgtcagAAACTTTGAAGAAAGGTAGGTGGGCTATAAGtattcccttccctcttcttactaaagtattattatttttctgtaattccTTATCTAATTGTTTCCCTTCATTCTGAAGACCTATTTCTCTCACTGTTTACCTACAGACCCTAGGATGAACTTCCCCTAGTATAAGTGTTTTCTGGTCAAGCATCTGAAAAAATTCCTTGTCCTGCCAACCAAAGCAGTTTACCAAGAAGCAAATCACTGGTAGGGGTGCCCCAAACACTTCATCTTTCCTCCAGATTGAGTAAGGAGTGAgagtgcaggagacagagagaagtgaGAGGAGAGCATCCCCACGTGCCCAGGGTTACAGGCTGTGTAGACCCTCATGAAGAAGTGAGAGAGAGCACCCACAAGGACGAAGAGTCTGTGTCTAGGACTGAAGAACTGAGATCGTGGGGACGGTGCCT
Proteins encoded in this region:
- the Gtf2e1 gene encoding general transcription factor IIE subunit 1: MADPDVLTEVPAALKRLAKYVIRGFYGIEHVLALDILIRNPCVKEEDMLELLKFDRKQLRSVLNNLKGDKFIKCRMRVETAADGKTTRHNYYFINYRTLVNVVKYKLDHMRRRIETDERNSTNRASFKCPVCCSTFTDLEANQLFEPMTGTFRCTFCHTEVEEDESAMPKKDARTLLARFNEQIEPIYALLRETEDVNLAYEILEPEPTEIPALKQSKDRAATATGAAGLAGGHHREAWTSKGPSYEDLYTQNVVINMDDQDDVHRTSLEGKSAKERPIWLRESTVQGAYSSEDMKEGGLDMDTFQEREEARAGPDDNEEVMRALLIHEKKTSSVTAASVGAAAPVTAANGSDSESETSESDEDSPPRPAAVASHHRDEDEEDDEFEEVADDPVVMVAGCPFSYSEVSQRPELVAQMTPEEKEAYIAMGQRMFEDLFE